In Brevundimonas subvibrioides, a genomic segment contains:
- a CDS encoding heme lyase CcmF/NrfE family subunit has translation MIVEFGSFCLVLALALSALQMGLSAVGRMRRSPLLTGGAEGAALAAAGAVALAFGALIFAFATSDFSVANVASNSHTDKPMLYKVAAAWGSHEGSLVLWCLVMTVFGAALTRARGLPFGLKASAVGVQGALGTLFLSFAVFTSNPFARLDPAPVQGASLNPLLQDPALAFHPPLLYMGYVGFSVTFSLAVAALIEGKAFSGFWPAWGRWVRPWALASWVFLTGGITLGAFWAYYELGWGGWWFWDPVENASFMPWLAGAALLHSAVVTERRGALAGWTVFLALLAFSFSMLGAFLVRSGVLTSVHAFAVDPERGMMLLGILGFTAGSAFALFAWRAPQLKGGGLFAPVSREGALVLNNLFLTVAAVTVLLGTLYPLILEAATGATISVGPPYFALTFTPLMLVAFLILPAGPLLAWKRGDAKGAIQRLAVAGALAIGAGFVGWLAFEPKKALTAGGLAIGAWLIFGALAEVIERVRLFRVPVAEALRRARGLPLGAWGMTLAHAGLGVFVLGAVIETGFKVEAAAPVSIGQTVTAGPWRVTLDKVQVVEGPNYLAERGTLTVAPVDAGPQARTITAERRFFPAGGQTTTEVGLDFRGLDDVYVVMGERRAGARGQNAWTVRVFYNPWARLIFLGPFIMALGGLLSLFDRRLRLAVGGRRKAVAA, from the coding sequence ATGATCGTTGAATTCGGGTCCTTCTGCCTCGTCCTGGCCCTGGCTCTGTCGGCGCTGCAGATGGGGCTGTCCGCCGTTGGCCGGATGCGTCGAAGCCCGCTGCTGACGGGCGGTGCCGAAGGGGCCGCGCTCGCTGCCGCCGGAGCCGTGGCTCTGGCGTTCGGCGCGCTGATCTTCGCCTTCGCCACCTCCGACTTCTCGGTCGCCAATGTGGCCTCCAACAGCCACACCGACAAGCCGATGCTCTACAAGGTCGCCGCCGCCTGGGGCAGCCACGAGGGGTCGCTGGTCCTCTGGTGCCTGGTCATGACGGTCTTCGGCGCGGCTCTGACGCGCGCGCGCGGCCTGCCGTTCGGGCTGAAGGCCTCGGCCGTCGGCGTGCAGGGTGCGCTCGGCACGCTGTTCCTGTCCTTCGCCGTCTTCACCTCGAACCCCTTTGCCCGGCTGGATCCGGCCCCGGTCCAGGGTGCGTCGCTGAACCCGCTGCTGCAGGACCCGGCGCTCGCCTTCCATCCGCCGCTTCTCTACATGGGCTACGTCGGGTTTTCGGTGACCTTCTCGCTGGCGGTGGCGGCCCTGATCGAGGGCAAGGCCTTCTCCGGCTTCTGGCCCGCCTGGGGCCGCTGGGTGCGACCGTGGGCCCTGGCCAGCTGGGTCTTCCTGACCGGCGGCATCACCCTCGGAGCCTTCTGGGCCTATTACGAACTGGGCTGGGGCGGCTGGTGGTTCTGGGACCCGGTCGAGAACGCCTCCTTCATGCCCTGGCTGGCCGGGGCCGCCTTGCTCCACAGCGCCGTGGTGACCGAGCGGCGCGGGGCGCTGGCGGGCTGGACCGTCTTCCTGGCCCTGCTGGCCTTCAGCTTCTCGATGCTGGGCGCCTTCCTGGTGCGCTCCGGCGTCCTGACGAGCGTTCACGCCTTCGCCGTCGATCCCGAGCGCGGCATGATGCTGCTGGGCATTCTGGGCTTCACGGCCGGGTCCGCCTTTGCCCTGTTCGCCTGGCGGGCACCCCAGCTGAAGGGCGGCGGCCTGTTCGCTCCGGTCAGTCGCGAGGGCGCCCTGGTGCTGAACAACCTGTTCCTGACCGTCGCGGCCGTCACCGTGCTGCTGGGCACGCTCTATCCGCTGATCCTGGAGGCGGCGACCGGCGCGACCATCTCGGTCGGGCCGCCCTATTTCGCCCTGACCTTTACGCCCCTGATGCTGGTCGCCTTCCTGATCCTGCCGGCCGGGCCTCTGCTGGCCTGGAAGCGGGGCGATGCCAAGGGCGCGATCCAGCGCCTGGCCGTCGCCGGAGCCCTGGCCATCGGCGCCGGGTTCGTCGGCTGGCTGGCGTTCGAGCCGAAGAAGGCCCTGACCGCAGGGGGTCTCGCCATCGGGGCCTGGCTGATCTTCGGGGCGCTCGCCGAGGTGATCGAGCGGGTGCGGCTGTTCAGGGTGCCGGTGGCCGAGGCCCTGCGCCGCGCGCGGGGCCTGCCGCTGGGGGCCTGGGGCATGACGCTGGCCCATGCCGGTCTGGGCGTCTTTGTCCTGGGGGCCGTGATCGAGACCGGGTTCAAGGTCGAGGCCGCCGCCCCCGTCTCCATCGGCCAGACCGTGACCGCCGGGCCGTGGCGGGTCACCCTGGACAAGGTCCAGGTCGTCGAGGGCCCCAACTATCTGGCCGAGCGAGGCACGCTGACGGTCGCCCCCGTCGACGCAGGCCCGCAGGCCCGCACGATCACCGCCGAGCGTCGGTTCTTCCCGGCGGGCGGCCAGACGACGACCGAGGTCGGTCTGGATTTCCGGGGTCTGGACGACGTCTATGTCGTCATGGGCGAGCGTCGCGCGGGGGCCCGGGGCCAGAACGCCTGGACGGTGCGGGTCTTCTACAATCCGTGGGCGCGGCTGATCTTCCTCGGGCCGTTCATCATGGCGCTGGGGGGCCTGCTGAGCCTGTTCGACCGGCGGCTGAGGCTGGCCGTCGGGGGGCGCAGGAAGGCGGTGGCGGCATGA
- a CDS encoding cytochrome c-type biogenesis protein — protein MRPLLVGLAALTLLASPVFAAEPAAAPDRPLPDAAQEARAQALFKDVRCVVCQHESIADSPAGIAGDMRQRIREEIASGDSDAAVRDDLVKLYGDYILFTPPVREGTWLLWFGPLMLVVLGGLALIAFTRRQTVESTPLSPDEERRLADLLQTETVRPDPDASAPHDGR, from the coding sequence ATGAGACCCTTGCTGGTCGGTCTTGCGGCCCTGACCCTCCTCGCCAGCCCGGTGTTCGCCGCCGAACCCGCCGCCGCGCCCGACCGGCCCCTGCCCGATGCCGCCCAGGAAGCCCGCGCCCAGGCCCTGTTCAAGGACGTGCGCTGCGTCGTCTGCCAGCATGAGTCCATCGCCGACAGCCCGGCGGGCATCGCCGGCGACATGCGCCAACGCATCCGCGAGGAGATCGCCTCGGGCGATAGCGACGCGGCCGTCCGCGACGACCTGGTCAAGCTGTATGGCGACTACATCCTGTTCACCCCGCCGGTGCGCGAGGGGACCTGGCTGCTGTGGTTCGGGCCGCTGATGCTGGTCGTGCTGGGGGGGCTGGCGCTGATCGCCTTCACGCGCCGCCAGACCGTGGAATCCACACCGCTTTCGCCTGATGAAGAGCGTCGGCTCGCCGATCTTCTCCAAACCGAAACGGTTCGCCCTGATCCTGACGCAAGCGCGCCTCACGACGGGCGCTAG
- a CDS encoding Do family serine endopeptidase: MLKRKEFILGAAVGLTFAAAATAGGVIDWPGANAAERPTAAGRLIPSAGAGLAFAPPQGAPLSFADIFEQVAPAVVQIDVETPVERPRGGMIPIPGLPGFGFQAPETQQPDEEEEPRTAQGAGSGFFISADGFIVTNNHVVANATKITVKLSDGRELAGRLVGRDQDTDLAVVKVEGSDFKFVSFEEAAEPRVGDWVIAVGNPFGLGGTATAGIVSARARDIGDGSTPYTDYLQIDAAINRGNSGGPTFDIYGRVIGVNSAIFSPTGGSVGIGFAIPASIAKSVTDRLMSGQTIQRGYLGVQIQNLPEDYREPLGLPADQEGAFIAEVTPGGPAAEAGLRESDVVVALNGQPITSSTELTRRVGQASPGDVLRLEIFREGRRQTINVRSGTRPADVNAQANGADEDQTVRPDRVQPQAGEVVEGMTVAPITAALRSRYSIDEGVRGLVVTAVSESSRAGRAQVPAGAVIIQANGRPVTGVAELRAVVAAARTANRDSVLLLFRIPQGNRPFVLELEDK, from the coding sequence ATGCTGAAGCGCAAGGAATTCATCCTGGGGGCCGCCGTTGGCCTGACCTTCGCCGCCGCGGCGACCGCCGGGGGCGTGATCGACTGGCCGGGCGCCAATGCGGCCGAGCGGCCTACTGCCGCCGGACGACTGATCCCTTCGGCCGGTGCGGGCCTCGCCTTCGCCCCGCCCCAGGGCGCGCCGCTCAGCTTTGCCGACATCTTCGAACAGGTCGCCCCCGCCGTGGTCCAGATCGACGTCGAGACGCCGGTCGAACGCCCGCGTGGCGGCATGATCCCCATTCCCGGCCTGCCCGGCTTCGGCTTCCAGGCTCCCGAGACGCAGCAGCCCGACGAGGAAGAGGAGCCCCGGACCGCCCAGGGCGCCGGGTCCGGCTTCTTCATCTCGGCCGACGGTTTCATCGTGACCAACAACCACGTCGTGGCCAATGCGACCAAGATCACGGTCAAGCTGTCCGACGGCCGCGAGCTGGCGGGCCGCCTGGTCGGGCGCGATCAGGACACCGACCTCGCTGTGGTCAAGGTCGAAGGCTCGGACTTCAAATTCGTCAGCTTCGAGGAGGCGGCCGAGCCGCGCGTCGGTGACTGGGTCATCGCCGTCGGCAACCCGTTCGGCCTCGGTGGCACGGCCACGGCGGGGATCGTCTCGGCGCGCGCCCGGGACATCGGCGACGGGTCGACGCCCTACACCGACTATCTGCAGATCGACGCCGCCATCAACCGGGGCAACTCGGGCGGTCCGACGTTCGACATCTACGGCCGGGTGATCGGGGTAAACTCGGCCATCTTCTCGCCGACGGGCGGCTCGGTCGGCATCGGCTTCGCCATCCCCGCCTCCATCGCCAAGTCGGTGACGGATCGGCTGATGAGCGGCCAGACCATCCAGCGCGGCTATCTGGGGGTCCAGATCCAGAACCTGCCCGAAGACTATCGCGAGCCGTTGGGCCTTCCTGCCGATCAGGAAGGTGCCTTCATCGCCGAGGTCACGCCCGGCGGCCCTGCGGCAGAGGCCGGGCTGCGCGAGAGCGACGTCGTGGTGGCCCTGAACGGCCAACCCATCACGAGTTCGACCGAATTGACCCGTCGTGTGGGACAGGCCTCGCCGGGCGACGTCCTGCGGCTTGAGATTTTCCGCGAAGGCCGTCGCCAGACGATCAATGTCCGGTCCGGAACCCGCCCGGCCGACGTCAATGCCCAGGCGAACGGAGCCGATGAGGACCAGACGGTTCGCCCGGATCGCGTGCAGCCTCAGGCAGGAGAAGTCGTCGAAGGGATGACGGTCGCGCCGATCACTGCGGCCCTTCGGTCCCGCTATTCGATCGACGAGGGCGTTCGCGGGCTGGTCGTGACCGCGGTGTCGGAATCCTCCCGCGCGGGAAGAGCCCAGGTGCCGGCCGGTGCCGTCATCATACAGGCCAATGGCAGACCGGTGACCGGCGTCGCCGAACTGCGTGCGGTCGTCGCGGCCGCGCGCACCGCCAACCGCGACAGCGTGCTGCTGCTGTTCCGCATTCCGCAGGGTAACCGGCCGTTCGTGCTGGAACTCGAGGACAAGTGA
- a CDS encoding response regulator transcription factor — translation MKILVVEDDAEAAQAMVRGLTEGGHTVSHAIDGAYGLLEAQKGDYDVYVVDRMMPRLDGIGMVETLRKDGDQTPVLFLSAMGEVEDRVVGLKAGGDDYLVKPYAFAELIARVEALSRRRETGGVQTVLKVGDLEMNLIARTVHRGTTEIDLQPREFQLLEFLMRHAGQSVTRTMLLEKVWEYHFDPQTNVIDVHISRLRSKIDKGFDRAMLQTVRGAGYRLEA, via the coding sequence ATGAAAATTCTGGTTGTCGAGGACGACGCCGAGGCGGCCCAGGCGATGGTGCGGGGCCTGACCGAGGGCGGCCACACGGTGTCCCACGCCATCGACGGGGCCTATGGCCTGCTCGAGGCGCAGAAGGGCGACTACGACGTCTATGTGGTCGACCGGATGATGCCCCGGCTGGACGGCATCGGCATGGTCGAGACCCTGAGGAAGGACGGCGACCAGACCCCGGTCCTGTTCCTGTCGGCCATGGGCGAGGTCGAGGACCGCGTCGTGGGGCTGAAGGCCGGGGGCGACGACTATCTGGTCAAGCCCTATGCCTTCGCCGAGCTGATCGCCCGGGTCGAGGCCCTGTCGCGCCGCCGCGAGACCGGCGGGGTCCAGACCGTGCTGAAGGTCGGCGACCTGGAGATGAACCTGATCGCCCGCACCGTGCATCGCGGCACCACCGAGATCGACCTGCAACCGCGCGAGTTCCAGCTGCTGGAGTTCCTGATGCGCCACGCCGGCCAGTCGGTGACCCGTACCATGCTGCTGGAGAAGGTCTGGGAATACCATTTCGACCCCCAGACCAATGTCATCGACGTCCACATCAGCCGCCTGCGCTCCAAGATCGACAAGGGCTTCGACCGCGCCATGCTGCAGACGGTCCGGGGCGCGGGGTACCGTCTGGAGGCTTGA
- a CDS encoding sensor histidine kinase, translating into MQLPSLFRRTPFRLTLLFLALFAAAASAILAYVYIASASEAQAKAEADVAGELQALRGIYDTRGIDALNMAVIDRSISKSAFVYKLIDRTGMPITGSLSVNPFEPTAQDGAWITFPFTDTDAEGNVIRPKVRAVTSRLSGGETLIVGESLGDTEAYLNRLTQALWAAMGMVLLLGLSGGLLISRNLERSMARLNRVVTAVEEGDLKARVPVKASGDELDELGRGLNHMLDRLEGSMASIRHAGDAIAHDLRSPLTRMRAKLEVALIDADSGRVTGVEALGIALDEADTLLKTFNTVLAIARLQAAAGRIPDAAVFDAADLAADMAELYEPAAEDKGLEFSAEIETGLMIEGGRPFLAQALANVIDNAIKYTPVGGAVMLRARRRSSGEIEYSVTDTGPGVPEADRGRVIERFVRLDNSRTEAGSGLGLSLVGAVMEAHMGRIQLDEGPGEYGGFGPGLRVALILPPASVA; encoded by the coding sequence ATGCAGCTCCCCTCCCTCTTTCGTCGCACGCCCTTCCGGCTGACGCTGCTGTTCCTGGCCCTGTTCGCGGCGGCGGCGAGCGCGATCCTGGCCTATGTCTATATCGCCTCGGCGTCGGAGGCGCAGGCCAAGGCGGAGGCGGATGTGGCCGGGGAGCTCCAGGCCCTGCGCGGCATCTATGACACGCGCGGGATCGACGCGCTGAACATGGCGGTCATCGATCGTTCGATCAGCAAGAGCGCCTTCGTCTACAAGCTGATCGACCGAACCGGGATGCCGATCACGGGCAGCCTGAGTGTCAACCCGTTCGAGCCGACGGCGCAGGACGGCGCGTGGATCACCTTCCCCTTCACCGACACCGATGCCGAGGGCAATGTGATCCGGCCCAAGGTGCGGGCGGTCACTTCGCGCCTGTCGGGCGGAGAGACCCTGATCGTCGGCGAGAGCCTGGGCGACACCGAAGCCTATCTGAACCGGCTGACCCAGGCCCTGTGGGCGGCGATGGGCATGGTGCTGCTGCTGGGGCTCAGCGGCGGGCTCCTCATCAGCCGAAATCTCGAACGGTCGATGGCGCGGCTGAACCGTGTCGTCACGGCTGTGGAGGAGGGGGATCTCAAGGCCCGTGTGCCGGTCAAGGCGTCGGGCGACGAGCTGGACGAGCTGGGACGTGGCCTGAACCACATGCTGGACCGGCTGGAGGGGTCGATGGCCTCGATCCGGCATGCGGGCGATGCCATCGCCCATGACCTGCGCTCGCCGCTGACGCGGATGCGGGCCAAGCTGGAGGTTGCCCTGATCGATGCCGACAGCGGCCGGGTGACGGGCGTCGAGGCCCTGGGCATCGCGCTGGACGAGGCCGACACCCTGCTGAAGACCTTCAACACCGTCCTGGCCATCGCCCGGCTGCAGGCGGCGGCAGGGCGGATCCCCGACGCCGCCGTGTTCGACGCCGCTGACCTGGCCGCCGACATGGCCGAGCTGTACGAGCCCGCCGCCGAGGACAAGGGGCTGGAGTTCTCGGCCGAGATCGAGACCGGACTGATGATCGAGGGTGGGCGGCCCTTCCTGGCCCAGGCCCTGGCCAACGTCATCGACAACGCCATCAAATATACCCCGGTCGGGGGTGCGGTGATGCTGCGCGCGCGCAGGCGCTCCTCGGGCGAGATCGAGTATTCGGTCACCGACACCGGACCGGGCGTGCCCGAGGCGGATCGCGGTCGGGTGATCGAGCGCTTCGTGCGGCTGGACAACAGTCGCACCGAAGCCGGGTCGGGGCTGGGCCTGTCGCTGGTGGGCGCCGTGATGGAGGCGCACATGGGCCGCATCCAGCTGGACGAGGGCCCGGGCGAATACGGCGGCTTCGGACCCGGCCTTCGCGTCGCCCTGATCCTGCCGCCCGCGAGCGTGGCGTGA
- a CDS encoding bifunctional [glutamine synthetase] adenylyltransferase/[glutamine synthetase]-adenylyl-L-tyrosine phosphorylase, which produces MSDLPLGRRIAPCGPVVDASAAERARERLAPLAAEGGWGEALEAAWPALAPVFAASPYLFGLARRWPDILQAVLTDPVDDRLADVIARTIALTGGADDMRAPLRHLKAELHLLTALADLGGVWDLDQVTGALSRFADVASRAALSGVAEDLRRRGKLLTPAADTRGPIPGLFGLAMGKHGAFELNYSSDIDLSLFFDPERLAPVLAGGTEAQGLMNRVAQGVAALLSERTADGYVFRVDLRLRPDPSSTPPVVAVPMALDYYESVGQNWERAAFIKARAICGDFEAATAFLKEMVPFVWRRSLDYQAVLDIQSIKRQIHVHKTGEGLEAAGANLKLGRGGIREIEFYAQTQQLILGGRDAGLRKPRTVDALAALVDRGHLPAEVAAGMTDAYIELRGLEHRIQMLDDEQTHVLPADPVRRAAVAALAGAGDLATFDAGVEAVLLGVNRRYGALFEGEEELSSPFGSLVFTGVDNDPETLATLQRMGFSDPSNVADTIRSWHHGRIPATRSVRGRELFTRLAPRLLTALARTGAADAAFRRFSVFFSGLSAGVQIQALFLNQPELFERIVGVMAFAPRLARTLGRYPAALDSMLDVRFETELGVNTGLFDQMDEEAKAAGDFEGAMNAVRRLHREQAFRIGMQTLTGRVGPQAAGKGFTNLADAVLRTLSAAALTETLRLGGTFPGAVAVIALGKAGSGEMTAGSDLDLMTVYDAPADAVSATRGWSADTFYVRFTQRLISALSAHTAEGGLYEVDMRLRPSGSKGPVSVRLSGFSAYYAGEAATWEFMALTRARVAWASDPAFGSQVTQAIEEALRRPRPGVDVAAEVRAMRDLMARERRASGFWDLKLVPGGLVDAEFVGQFRQLQAAAKGGALGVSTLQQLASDKALQEAWALQQGLSQLLACAFDDRADVEAESATFHARLATAAGEKDFKALVRRLERTRKAARKAFDKALPPLGGPAT; this is translated from the coding sequence GTGAGCGATCTGCCGCTGGGCCGGCGGATCGCGCCGTGCGGTCCGGTGGTCGATGCGAGCGCGGCAGAGCGGGCGCGCGAGCGGCTGGCCCCGCTGGCGGCCGAGGGTGGCTGGGGCGAGGCTCTGGAGGCTGCCTGGCCCGCCCTGGCTCCGGTGTTCGCGGCTTCGCCCTATCTGTTCGGTCTGGCCCGGCGCTGGCCCGACATCCTGCAGGCCGTACTGACCGATCCGGTCGACGACCGGCTGGCCGACGTCATCGCCCGCACCATCGCCCTGACCGGCGGGGCCGACGACATGCGGGCCCCCCTGCGGCACCTGAAGGCCGAGCTGCATCTGCTGACGGCGCTCGCCGATCTGGGCGGTGTCTGGGATCTGGATCAGGTGACGGGCGCGCTCAGCCGGTTCGCGGATGTCGCCAGCCGCGCGGCCCTGTCCGGCGTGGCCGAGGACCTGCGGCGTCGCGGCAAGCTCCTGACCCCCGCCGCCGACACCCGAGGGCCCATCCCCGGCCTGTTCGGCCTTGCCATGGGCAAGCACGGCGCGTTCGAGCTGAACTATTCCTCCGACATCGACCTCAGCCTGTTCTTCGATCCCGAGCGGCTGGCCCCCGTCCTGGCCGGGGGCACGGAGGCGCAGGGCTTGATGAACCGGGTGGCCCAGGGGGTCGCGGCCCTGCTGAGCGAGCGCACCGCAGACGGCTATGTCTTCCGCGTCGATCTGCGTCTGCGGCCCGATCCGTCGTCCACGCCGCCGGTCGTGGCCGTGCCCATGGCGCTCGATTACTACGAGAGCGTCGGCCAGAACTGGGAGCGGGCCGCCTTCATCAAGGCGCGCGCCATCTGCGGGGACTTCGAGGCCGCGACGGCGTTCCTGAAGGAGATGGTCCCCTTCGTCTGGCGACGCAGCCTCGACTATCAGGCCGTGCTCGACATCCAGTCGATCAAGCGACAGATCCATGTCCACAAGACCGGCGAGGGGCTGGAGGCGGCGGGTGCGAACCTGAAGCTGGGGCGCGGCGGCATCCGCGAGATCGAATTCTATGCCCAGACCCAGCAGCTGATCCTGGGCGGGCGGGACGCCGGCCTGCGCAAACCCCGCACCGTCGATGCGCTGGCGGCCCTGGTCGACAGGGGCCATCTGCCCGCCGAGGTCGCCGCCGGGATGACCGACGCCTATATCGAACTGCGTGGTCTGGAACATCGTATCCAGATGCTGGACGACGAACAGACCCACGTCCTGCCCGCCGATCCCGTCCGCCGCGCGGCCGTCGCGGCCCTGGCGGGGGCGGGCGACCTGGCGACCTTCGACGCCGGGGTGGAGGCGGTGCTGCTGGGCGTCAACCGGCGCTACGGGGCCCTGTTCGAGGGGGAGGAGGAACTGTCCTCGCCGTTCGGCAGCCTGGTGTTCACCGGGGTGGACAACGACCCGGAGACCCTGGCGACACTGCAGCGGATGGGGTTTTCGGACCCCTCGAACGTCGCCGACACCATCCGGTCCTGGCACCATGGCCGCATCCCGGCGACGCGGTCGGTCCGGGGGCGAGAGCTGTTCACCCGGCTGGCCCCGCGCCTGCTGACGGCGCTGGCGCGGACGGGCGCGGCGGACGCGGCCTTTCGTCGGTTCTCGGTCTTCTTTTCCGGCCTGTCGGCGGGCGTGCAGATCCAGGCCCTGTTCCTGAACCAGCCCGAGCTGTTCGAGCGCATCGTCGGTGTCATGGCCTTCGCCCCCCGGCTGGCCCGGACCCTGGGACGCTATCCGGCCGCGCTGGATTCCATGCTGGACGTCCGGTTCGAGACCGAGCTGGGCGTCAACACCGGCCTGTTCGACCAGATGGACGAGGAGGCGAAGGCCGCGGGCGACTTCGAGGGGGCCATGAACGCCGTGCGCCGCCTGCACCGCGAACAGGCCTTCCGTATCGGCATGCAGACCCTGACCGGCCGGGTCGGCCCACAGGCGGCGGGGAAGGGTTTCACCAACCTGGCCGACGCTGTCCTGCGCACCCTGTCGGCCGCGGCCCTGACCGAGACGCTACGGCTGGGCGGGACCTTCCCCGGCGCGGTCGCGGTCATCGCGCTGGGCAAGGCGGGGTCTGGCGAGATGACGGCGGGGTCCGATCTGGATCTGATGACCGTATACGATGCGCCCGCCGATGCGGTGTCCGCGACCCGGGGCTGGTCGGCAGACACCTTCTATGTCCGCTTCACCCAGAGGCTGATCTCCGCCCTGTCGGCGCACACGGCCGAGGGCGGGCTGTACGAGGTCGACATGCGGCTGCGGCCGTCCGGCTCCAAGGGACCGGTGTCGGTCAGGCTGTCTGGCTTCAGCGCCTACTATGCCGGGGAGGCCGCGACCTGGGAGTTCATGGCCCTGACCCGCGCCCGCGTCGCCTGGGCCAGCGACCCGGCCTTCGGGTCTCAGGTGACCCAGGCCATCGAGGAGGCCCTGCGCCGGCCGCGTCCGGGCGTCGATGTCGCCGCAGAGGTGCGCGCCATGCGCGACCTGATGGCACGCGAACGCCGCGCCTCGGGGTTCTGGGACCTGAAACTGGTGCCCGGCGGTCTGGTCGACGCCGAATTCGTCGGTCAGTTCCGGCAGTTGCAGGCTGCGGCAAAGGGCGGCGCGCTCGGCGTCTCGACGCTACAGCAACTCGCCTCCGACAAGGCCCTGCAGGAGGCCTGGGCCCTGCAGCAGGGTCTGTCCCAGCTGCTGGCCTGCGCCTTCGACGACCGCGCCGACGTCGAGGCCGAATCCGCCACCTTCCACGCCCGGCTGGCGACAGCGGCCGGCGAGAAGGACTTCAAGGCTCTGGTCCGGCGGCTGGAGCGAACACGCAAGGCGGCGCGCAAGGCCTTCGACAAGGCCCTGCCACCCCTCGGAGGACCTGCGACCTGA
- the arsC gene encoding arsenate reductase (glutaredoxin) (This arsenate reductase requires both glutathione and glutaredoxin to convert arsenate to arsenite, after which the efflux transporter formed by ArsA and ArsB can extrude the arsenite from the cell, providing resistance.) has protein sequence MDVVIYHNPACGTSRNTLALIRHVGIEPHVIEYLKTPPSRAMIVDLAARAGVPIRMLMREKEAAFADLGLGDPGLDDDRLLDAIEAHPVLLNRPIVVSVLGVRLCRPSEAVLDLLPSDGLRPFIKEDGEVVVDASGQRVLP, from the coding sequence ATGGACGTCGTCATCTATCACAACCCCGCCTGCGGCACGTCCCGCAATACGCTGGCCCTGATCCGTCACGTCGGGATCGAACCCCATGTGATCGAGTATCTGAAGACCCCGCCCAGCCGGGCCATGATCGTCGATCTGGCGGCGCGCGCCGGTGTTCCGATCCGGATGCTGATGCGCGAGAAGGAGGCGGCGTTCGCCGATCTCGGCCTGGGCGATCCCGGGCTGGACGACGACCGGCTGCTGGATGCGATCGAAGCGCACCCGGTCCTGCTCAATCGCCCGATCGTCGTGTCCGTCCTCGGCGTTCGGCTTTGTCGGCCGTCGGAAGCCGTCCTCGACCTGCTGCCGTCCGACGGCCTCAGGCCGTTCATCAAGGAGGACGGAGAGGTGGTCGTCGATGCCTCCGGACAGCGCGTCCTGCCCTGA
- a CDS encoding EF-hand domain-containing protein, whose translation MRKTLLAAGAASVLAILAGAAVAQTATPAPHGMRADANVDGRISRDEFVQGRVARLTAVDANRDGSVSAEEMRSGFDTRRNQQVSARFDTADTDGNGMLSREEFISAAGQRGERAGRGGHGRGGEHRGWRGAGRGGAERGTRGPVAIADVEARTAAAFARLDQDGDGYVTAGERQAARGEMRQHRQERRAERMAHRAAGTPSPSTAPSE comes from the coding sequence ATGAGAAAGACCCTTCTGGCCGCGGGCGCGGCGAGCGTCCTGGCCATCCTCGCCGGAGCCGCCGTCGCCCAGACGGCGACACCGGCACCGCATGGCATGCGCGCGGATGCCAATGTCGACGGCCGTATCAGCCGTGACGAGTTCGTTCAGGGCCGGGTGGCACGGCTGACGGCCGTGGACGCCAACCGCGACGGCTCGGTCTCGGCCGAGGAAATGCGCTCCGGCTTCGACACCCGCCGCAACCAGCAGGTCTCGGCCCGCTTCGACACGGCCGACACCGACGGCAACGGCATGCTGAGCCGCGAGGAGTTCATCTCTGCTGCGGGTCAGCGCGGCGAGCGCGCCGGGCGTGGCGGCCACGGGCGGGGTGGAGAGCATCGCGGCTGGCGCGGAGCGGGCAGGGGCGGTGCAGAGCGCGGCACGCGCGGACCGGTGGCCATCGCCGATGTCGAGGCCCGCACTGCAGCCGCCTTCGCCCGACTGGACCAGGACGGCGACGGCTATGTGACCGCCGGGGAGCGTCAGGCCGCCCGGGGCGAGATGCGCCAGCACCGCCAGGAGCGTCGGGCGGAGCGGATGGCCCACCGCGCCGCCGGAACCCCGTCGCCATCGACGGCTCCTTCGGAGTAG